In Ascaphus truei isolate aAscTru1 chromosome 21, aAscTru1.hap1, whole genome shotgun sequence, one DNA window encodes the following:
- the PAXX gene encoding protein PAXX isoform X2, whose translation MDPQPQPRRWSPLCTVSHGGQQYLCHSSSLSTQSDGGMQIHVTDGIEVWRAELTEEILEEWKITNSGLSPSQDSSEKLRETFQRNAPLLEVQGSLASLTIPLDSGNVTIDLFKVPISEARSHLQAVMFDLADRVRNLEKLLRAAEGTASASVSPVKPTQRNQFLLIPDVEARKQGRGTSASQLKKRVPGESLINPGCRRKKAAKGVDFEEV comes from the exons ATGGATCCTCAGCCTCAGCCCCGACGCTGGTCTCCCCTCTGTACTGTGAGCCATGGCGGGCAGCAGTATCTCTGTCACAGCAGCAGCCTCAGCACCCAGAGTGACGGCGGCATGCAGATCCA TGTCACTGACGGTATTGAGGTTTGGAGGGCAGAGCTGACCGAGGAGATTCTGGAGGAGTGG AAGATAACAAACAGTGGTCTGTCGCCTTCCCAGGACAGTTCAGAAAAGCTTAG AGAGACCTTCCAGCGCAATGCCCCTCTCTTAGAGGTACAGGGCAGCTTGGCCAGTTTAACCATCCCACTGGACTCTGGGAATGTGACCATCGACCTTTTCAAGGTGCCCATCTCTGAGGCCCGGTCCCACCTGCAGGCTGTGATGTTCGATTTAGCGGATCGAGTGAGGAATCTGGAGAAGCTCTTGAGAG CTGCAGAGGGCACTGCTTCTGCATCCGTCAGCCCGGTGAAACCAACTCAAAGGAACCAGTTTCTGCTTATTCCAG ATGTTGAGGCGCGAAAACAAGGGCGTGGGACCTCGGCCTCACAGCTCAAGAAGAGAGTTCCTGGAGAATCGCTCATTAATCCCGGCTGCAGAAG gaAAAAGGCTGCTAAGGGAGTGGATTTTGAAGAGGTTTGA
- the PAXX gene encoding protein PAXX isoform X1, which yields MDPQPQPRRWSPLCTVSHGGQQYLCHSSSLSTQSDGGMQIHVTDGIEVWRAELTEEILEEWKITNSGLSPSQDSSEKLRETFQRNAPLLEVQGSLASLTIPLDSGNVTIDLFKVPISEARSHLQAVMFDLADRVRNLEKLLRAAEGTASASVSPVKPTQRNQFLLIPGKRLLREWILKRFEHPMNVLDHTHTRHLQVRASTSTGCGCHLDVIGREFQNRSLCSQTTTWSWGPISSFVTQMMDYQKNDSSASHF from the exons ATGGATCCTCAGCCTCAGCCCCGACGCTGGTCTCCCCTCTGTACTGTGAGCCATGGCGGGCAGCAGTATCTCTGTCACAGCAGCAGCCTCAGCACCCAGAGTGACGGCGGCATGCAGATCCA TGTCACTGACGGTATTGAGGTTTGGAGGGCAGAGCTGACCGAGGAGATTCTGGAGGAGTGG AAGATAACAAACAGTGGTCTGTCGCCTTCCCAGGACAGTTCAGAAAAGCTTAG AGAGACCTTCCAGCGCAATGCCCCTCTCTTAGAGGTACAGGGCAGCTTGGCCAGTTTAACCATCCCACTGGACTCTGGGAATGTGACCATCGACCTTTTCAAGGTGCCCATCTCTGAGGCCCGGTCCCACCTGCAGGCTGTGATGTTCGATTTAGCGGATCGAGTGAGGAATCTGGAGAAGCTCTTGAGAG CTGCAGAGGGCACTGCTTCTGCATCCGTCAGCCCGGTGAAACCAACTCAAAGGAACCAGTTTCTGCTTATTCCAG gaAAAAGGCTGCTAAGGGAGTGGATTTTGAAGAGGTTTGAGCACCCAATGAATGTCCTGGACCACACGCACACAAGACACTTACAGGTCAGAGCATCAACCTCAACAGGATGTGGTTGCCACCTGGACGTTATTGGGAGAGAGTTTCAAAACCGTTCACTTTGCTCTCAAACAACAACATGGAGCTGGGGGCCGATCAGCTCTTTTGTAACTCAAATGATGGACTATCAGAAAAATGACAGCAGTGCCTCCCACTTCTAG
- the CLIC3 gene encoding chloride intracellular channel protein 3 encodes MAENLKIQLFVKASDDGESIGNCPFCQRLFMILMHKGVPFTLTTVDMKRAPEVLKDLAPGSQPPFLLYNEEVKTDTNKIEEFLEETLGSPSFPGMAPKYKESSSAGNDVFHRFSAYIKNQAPAQDEPLQKNLLRSLLLLDRYLLAPLQHELTSDPKLTISRRKFLDGDKLTLPDCNLLPKLHIINTVCKHYRMFEIPKDLKGVSRYLSSAAELNEFRYTCPNNEEILQYYRTVVKPMK; translated from the exons GCAAGTGACGATGGTGAAAGTATCGGAAACTGCCCCTTCTGCCAGCGCCTGTTCATGATATTAATGCACAAAGGTGTCCCCTTCACCCTCACCACTGTGGACATGAAGAG GGCCCCAGAAGTGTTGAAAGACCTGGCCCCAGGCTCACAGCCACCATTCCTCCTCTACAACGAAGAGGTCAAAACAGACACCAACAAGATCGAGGAGTTCTTGGAGGAGACCCTGGGATCGCCAAG TTTTCCCGGCATGGCTCCCAAGTACAAGGAATCGAGCTCTGCTGGGAATGATGTGTTCCACCGATTCTCTGCGTACATCAAGAACCAGGCCCCAGCCCAGGACGAGC CTCTACAGAAGAACTTGCTGCGGTCACTGCTTCTCTTGGACCGTTACCTGCTGGCCCCGTTGCAGCATGAGTTGACCAGTGATCCGAAACTGACCATCTCACGCAGGAAATTCCTGGACGGAGACAAGCTGACACTGCCGGACTGTAACCTCCTACCCAAGCTGCACATCATCAAT ACCGTGTGCAAACACTACCGCATGTTTGAGATCCCCAAGGACCTGAAGGGGGTGAGTCGCTATCTCTCCAGCGCAGCGGAGCTGAACGAGTTCAGATACACGTGTCCCAACAACGAGGAGATCCTTCAGTACTACCGCACGGTGGTAAAGCCTATGAAGTGA